The following coding sequences are from one Nicotiana tabacum cultivar K326 chromosome 1, ASM71507v2, whole genome shotgun sequence window:
- the LOC107800382 gene encoding cyanidin 3-O-galactoside 2''-O-xylosyltransferase FGGT1-like yields the protein MEDKKLTFVMYPWYAMGHLTSFLHLSNKLADRGHTIFFIHPTNTLSKLEKFNLYPQLINFISITVPHVEGLPIGAETTSDIPIFKQNLLWQALDLTQQKIESLIQELKPHFILYDFAYWVPLVARKYGVKSIHYCSITPSSVGYLMRGEKPTPEDEMMEPPLGFPPNSSIKLHKYEARLIAALHSIGKESSGSGSGSGSVSFTRRLLLAFQDGDVIAFKTTKEIEGPYCEFVENKFKKPVILAGPILPEPIDTSNLEENLSKWLEKFQEKTVIFCAFGSECKLKKEQFQELVLGLELTGLPFFAALKPPFEAETIEDALPEGFKERIEGKGIVHSGWAEQQLILSHPSVGCFVTHCGGNSLSEAMITEGQLVLVPNFGDQFVNARLFVGDLRVGVEVERDEENGLFTRESVCKAIKMVMNDESEEGREIRANRAKWREFLLSKGLEDSYIDAFVQKLQTLL from the coding sequence ATGGAGGACAAGAAGCTAACTTTTGTTATGTATCCATGGTATGCAATGGGCCATCTTACTTCATTTCTTCATCTCTCCAACAAATTAGCTGACAGAGGCCACACAATTTTCTTTATTCATCCTACCAATACACTTTCTAAATTGGAAAAATTCAATCTTTACCCTCAACTCATAAACTTCATATCAATCACAGTTCCACATGTTGAAGGTCTCCCTATTGGAGCTGAAACAACTTCAGACATTCCTATTTTCAAGCAAAATCTACTTTGGCAAGCATTGGATCTTACACAACAAAAGATTGAGTCTTTAATTCAAGAACTCAAACCCCATTTCATTCTTTATGATTTTGCATATTGGGTTCCATTAGTTGCTAGAAAATATGGAGTAAAGTCAATACATTACTGTTCTATTACTCCTTCATCTGTTGGTTATCTTATGCGTGGCGAAAAACCAACTCCAGAGGATGAAATGATGGAACCTCCACTTGGTTTTCCTCCTAATTCATCTATCAAACTTCACAAATATGAAGCTCGTTTAATCGCAGCTCTACATTCGATAGGGAAAGAATCTAGTGGTTCCGGCTCAGGCTCAGGCTCAGTGTCGTTCACACGACGTTTACTTTTGGCTTTTCAAGATGGGGATGTCATTGCATTCAAAACTACTAAGGAAATTGAAGGACCATATTGTGAATTTGTTGAGAATAAGTTCAAGAAACCGGTCATTTTAGCCGGACCAATATTGCCAGAACCAATAGATACTTCAAATCTAGAGGAAAATTTGTCTAAGTGGCTAGAAAAATTCCAAGAAAAGACTGTGATTTTTTGTGCATTTGGTAGTGAATGCAAGCTCAAGAAAGAACAATTCCAAGAACTTGTTTTAGGTCTAGAACTTACTGGTCTTCCATTTTTTGCTGCCTTAAAACCGCCTTTTGAAGCCGAGACAATTGAAGATGCATTACCAGAAGGTTTTAAGGAGAGAATAGAAGGAAAAGGGATTGTTCATTCAGGTTGGGCAGAGCAACAGCTGATCTTATCACACCCTTCTGTGGGATGTTTTGTTACTCATTGTGGTGGAAATTCTTTATCAGAGGCTATGATTACTGAGGGTCAATTGGTTTTAGTCCCAAATTTTGGTGATCAATTCGTTAATGCAAGGTTGTTTGTTGGAGATTTGAGAGTTGGAGTTGAAGTTGAGAGAGATGAAGAGAATGGATTGTTTACTAGAGAAAGTGTTTGTAAGGCCATAAAAATGGTAATGAATGATGAGAGTGAAGAGGGAAGGGAGATAAGAGCGAATCGCGCAAAGTGGAGGGAGTTTTTATTAAGCAAAGGGCTTGAGGATTCTTATATTGATGCTTTTGTTCAAAAGCTACaaactcttctttga